From a region of the Archocentrus centrarchus isolate MPI-CPG fArcCen1 unplaced genomic scaffold, fArcCen1 scaffold_58_ctg1, whole genome shotgun sequence genome:
- the nbr1b gene encoding next to BRCA1 gene 1 protein, with amino-acid sequence MDFYINLKVNFRGNSKNFLLSGSETKSWESMEAMVKRSFGLCSLQLTYFDEENEEVSINSQVEYEEALKSAARQGNRLHMNVYETRGQLAKVATTKASGTEPKRGFRPPQHCPSLAQVVSRKVQAAVPEQGMVIMKEVKGTKEEDKTPPAWFTSYMEKFKDQVVREAVEKICREFSGQCCIHKPLGGGGGGGAGGAGGGRAEAVGGAEIQQVPEVSSSTLPGAPSSSTPPCSSCRGQTTGGGYQCSVCTSCTLCEPCSFSHDPSHNLVRARTPLSIPEHGSPAPDHSRFYRRGDRSFRKAEKQRLKAEKRLLKAEVKEIRKQLRMERRGIQWSSSHRDGSSSPVLLQPRATQHNSPERPKRPCPLVVPAMTAAFLDENLPDGTRLRPGTKFIKYWKMRNTGTLSWSADTKLKFMWGNLAVGSGDRWREVSVPFLQPGQVGIVSVALCAPAVEGSYTSHWRLAHAGEQFGPRVWCSIVVDPLAPAPMMADGILVSPCVTPQGKNPLAKDGKAAAVSREQPLLSVDQEEYYIPSVDLLTAQDLLSFELLDINIVQELESVPNNTPADMTPCMSPLSQDGHLQDKGNPSLGLIQEETEVINSIMDVPHGVGPGAEGGGVPAQEEGEDDISGTQFVCETVIRSMTLEEAPDHKPLRGSCPGTGKVVRPAPHGGSSSLSCMMSKTVKMEEGPDSCSGTSNNPLKPLTALKASIPAPLKASLPAPPSVTLNTLPGPSSAPAPLHASARTSTLPEHTVTGDAEESHMESICVESRVRETQGEEEKSDVMRSRSSSTSSEDYIIILPDCFDTTRPLGESMYSSALSQPGDILPKTPTDPDSPSAEHQGSTTGGREADEVDEAAAAPGMELSGTSSANDMLCTSQTLDDEPLTPEVVAPPKASVTSSPESSGEREGDAAAAAGEGAEGSELFQAEDESAPEQTDTGDIQTSDTEKTHPEDPRQQGITGGLVKGALSVAASAYKALFTGQGPTQPPVDASTQDTMMAVLVEMGFADRSLNQRLLKKHNYNLLDVVNELVQMTDNDWYSTRY; translated from the exons GTAAAGCGTTCCTTTGGCCTGTGCAGCCTTCAGCTGACCTATTTTGACGAGGAGAATGAGGAG GTATCCATTAACAGCCAAG TTGAGTATGAGGAGGCTCTGAAG AGTGCAGCGAGGCAGGGGAACCGACTGCACATGAACGTGTACGAGACTCGAGGACAGCTGGCAAAGGTCGCTACCACCAAGGCCAGCGGAACAGAGCCCAAGAGGGGTTTCAGACCCCCGCAGCACTGCCCCTCCCTTGCTCAGGTGGTCAGCCGCAAGGTCCAGGCTGCAGTGCCGGAACAGGGCATG GTGATCATGAAAGAAGTAAAAGGGACCAAAGAGGAAGATAAGACTCCCCCAGCCTGGTTCACCTCCTACATGGAGAAA TTTAAGGACCAGGTAGTTCGTGAGGCAGTGGAGAAGATCTGCCGGGAGTTTTCGGGACAGTGCTGCATCCACAAACCCctggggggaggaggaggaggaggagcagggggagCTGGTGGAGGTAGAGCAGAAGCAGTGGGAGGAGCAGAGATCCAGCAGGTTCCTGAGGTGTCTTCCTCCACTCTGCCTGGAGCACCATCCTCCTCAACTCCTCCGTGCTCCTCCTGTAGGGGGCAGACCACTGGAGGAGGCTACCAGTGCAG TGTGTGTACCTCTTGTACTCTGTGCGAGCCCTGCAGCTTCTCTCACGATCCCAGTCACAACCTCGTGAGAGCCAGGACTCCTCTGTCCATCCCAGAGCACGGATCACCTGCTCCAGACCACAGCAG GTTCTACAGGCGAGGCGATCGCAGTTTCCGGAAGGCGGAGAAGCAGCGTCTGAAAGCGGAAAAGCGCCTGCTGAAGGCTGAGGTGAAAGAGATCCGGAAACAGCTGAGGATGGAGAGGCGGGGCATACAGTGGAGCTCCTCCCACCGAGATGGAAGCTCCTCCCCTGTCCTTCTGCAGCCTAGAGCCACACAGCACAACAGCCCAGA GCGTCCAAAGCGCCCCTGTCCCTTGGTGGTTCCTGCCATGACGGCTGCGTTTCTGGACGAAAACCTTCCTGATGGGACGCGACTGCGTCCTGGGACCAAGTTTATCAAGTACTGGAAGATGAGGAACACTGGAACTCTGAGCTGGAGTGCTGATACTAAG CTAAAGTTTATGTGGGGAAACCTGGCAGTGGGATCTGGAGACCGTTGGAGAGAAGTGTCAGTTCCCTTCCTTCAGCCAGGACAG gtaGGTATAGTGAGTGTAGCACTGTGTGCTCCTGCTGTGGAGGGCTCCTACACGTCCCATTGGCGTCTGGCCCACGCTGGGGAGCAGTTTGGACCGAGAGTGTGGTGCAGCATCGTGGTCGACCCTCTGGCCCCAGCACCCATGATGGCTGATGGGATACTTGTGTCACCCTGTGTCACACCACAG GGGAAGAACCCACTAGCAAAGGATGGAAAAGCTGCTGCAGTTTCTAGGGAACAACCTTTACTGTCAGTGGACCAAGAAGAGTATTACATCCCATCTGTAGACCTGCTCACTGCACAG gatCTTCTGTCTTTTGAGCTGTTGGATATCAACATTGTGCAAGAGTTGGAGAGCGTCCCAAACAACACCCCTGCTG ACATGACTCCCTGCATGTCCCCTCTGTCTCAAGATGGCCACTTGCAGGACAAGGGTAATCCCTCCTTGGGTCTGATTCAGGAAGAGACTGAAGTCATCAATAGCATCATGG ATGTCCCCCATGGGGTAGGACCTGGAGCTGAAGGGGGTGGGGTCCCAGCTCAGGAGGAAGGGGAGGATGACATCAGTGGCACTCAGTTTGTTTGTGAGACTGTGATTCGCTCAATGACCCTGGAGGAGGCCCCTGACCACAAGCCTCTGAGAGGATCCTGCCCGGGAACAGGGAAAG TGGTGCGTCCAGCTCCTCATGGcggctcctcctctttgtcctgCATGATGAGTAAAACGGTGAAGATGGAGGAGGGCCCTGACAGCTGCTCTGGCACCTCCAACAACCCTCTGAAACCGCTAACTGCTCTCAAGGCTTCCATCCCTGCCCCACTGAAAGCCTCCCTGCCTGCTCCAccctctgtgaccctgaacacgTTGCCCGGCCCGAGCTCAGCGCCAGCCCCTCTCCATGCTTCAGCCAGGACCTCCACGCTACCAGAGCACACAGTCACAG GTGACGCTGAGGAATCCCACATGGAGAGCATCTGTGTGGAGTCCAGAGTGAGGGAGACacaaggagaggaggagaagagcgATGTCATGAGGAGTCGCTCCTCCTCCACATCGTCAGAGGATTACATCATCATCCTCCCCGACTGCTTTGACACCACTCGGCCCCTGGGAGAGTCCATGTACAG CTCTGCTCTGTCCCAGCCTGGAGACATCCTACCCAAGACTCCCACAGACCCAGATTCCCCCTCTGCCGAGCATCAGGGCAGTACCACGGGGGGGAGGGAAGCAGATGAGGTGGATGAAGCAGCAGCGGCTCCAGGAATGGAGCTGTCAGGAACCAGCAGTGCCAACGACATGCTGTGCACATCCCAGACGCTGGACGATGAGCCGCTGACTCCTGAAGTGGTGGCGCCACCTAAAGCCAGCGTCACTTCATC TCCAGAGAGCAGCGGGGAAAGAGAGGgcgatgctgctgctgctgctggggaaGGAGCAGAGGGCTCCGAGCTGTTCCAAGCTGAGGACG AGTCAGCTCCTGAACAGACCGACACAGGTGACATCCAAACTTCTGACACGGAGAAAACCCACCCCGAGGATCCCAG GCAACAAGGCATCACCGGCGGCCTGGTGAAAGGAGCTCTGTCAGTAGCTGCTTCTGCCTACAAAGCCCTGTTCACTGGACAGGGCCCCACACAG